The proteins below come from a single Tribolium castaneum strain GA2 chromosome 9, icTriCast1.1, whole genome shotgun sequence genomic window:
- the LOC659453 gene encoding bestrophin-2 isoform X1: MTVTYTAEVATCRGLGCFLKLLRRWKGSIYKLVWLDLIVFLLVYYSFNFMYRFLLDDQGKEIFENVVRYCKEYSNLIPLSFVLGFYVSVVMTRWWNQYTAIPFPDPLAVFVSATVHGQDERGRVMRRTIMRYVCLCVTMMFAMISPRVKKRFPTLDHFIEAGLLHQSEKDIIADMNKKFPNYSKHWLPIMWAASIVTRARKEGRIRDDFAVKTMLDELNKFRGQCGLLLSYDMISVPLVYTQVVTLAVYSYFLTTLMGQQWVEGNEYKFDLYFPVFTTLQFFFYVGWLKVAESLINPFGDDDDDFEINWMVDRNLQVSYLIVDEMHHDHPELVRDQYWDEVFPQQLPYTASSTRESHPLPSTANIQVHPNVESDLIGPSSLKIDELSGDMMNSGAITFSAKPGRGNSQTSMGMGNSVPDSRPISRAGSVTSMLKRFLSKEDKPKPEESQELTQVNVKNPTTSKKFATEVIEEVDEQTTITSQKSAKESRPSVLGVFGPPPHSEPISVPNSLNTRTRTVYDPFPLSTSAPVTQDDYKDTTDNVSIGSSSSEKDEFSELKKKRDEERLNRLKVNLLRSISTTPNEDGEECEVLLDKDSSKEPQSPSSPASII; the protein is encoded by the exons ATGACTGTCACATACACAGCCGAAGTGGCAACTTGTCGAGGATTGGGTTGCTTTCTCAAATTATTAAGAAG ATGGAAAGGCAGTATTTACAAGCTGGTCTGGCTGGACCTGATCGTTTTCCTATTGGTCTATTACAGCTTCAATTTCATGTACCGCTTTCTGTTAGACGATCAGGGCAAAGAGATTTTCGAAAACGTGGTCCGCTATTGCAAAGAATACAGCAATCTGATCCCGTTGTCTTTTGTGTTGGGTTTCTATGTATCTGTAGTGATGACACGTTGGTGGAACCAATACACCGCCATACCATTCCCTGATCCTTTGGCCGTTTTTGTCAGTGCTACCGTCCACGGACAGGATGAGCGAGGGCGTGTGATGAGACGCACGATCATGCGTTATGTGTGCCTGTGTGTTACCATGATGTTCGCTATGATATCACCACGAGTCAAAAAACGGTTCCCGACTTTGGACCATTTTATAGAAGCCGGACTGCTGCACCAGAGCGAGAAGGACATCATCGCCGACATGAACAAAAAATTCCCCAACTATTCCAAACactg GTTGCCGATAATGTGGGCGGCCAGTATAGTGACAAGGGCGCGCAAAGAGGGCCGTATTCGGGACGATTTTGCCGTCAAAACGATGCTCGACGAGTTGAACAAATTTCGAGGACAGTGCGGACTTTTACTAAGTTACGACATGATAAGTGTGCCTCTAGTCTACACCCAA GTCGTCACTTTGGCCGTTTACAGTTATTTCCTCACGACTTTAATGGGCCAACAGTGGGTCGAGGGAAACGAGTACAAATTCGACTTATATTTCCCCGTTTTTACaactttgcaattttttttctacgtcGGGTGGCTCAAAGTGGCCGAATCGTTGATCAACCCCTTCGGGGACGACGACGACGACTTCGAAATCAACTGGATGGTGGACCGAAACTTGCAAGTCTCGTATTTAATAGTCGATGAAATGCACCACGACCATCCAGAACTGGTCCGTGATCAGTACTGGGACGAAGTTTTCCCGCAACAACTCCCCTACACGGCGTCCTCGACTCGCGAAAGCCACCCGCTGCCCTCGACGGCCAATATCCAAGTGCACCCGAACGTCGAGTCCGATTTAATCGGTCCTTCTTCCCTGAAAATCGACGAGCTTTCGGGCGATATGATGAACAGTGGAGCGATCACGTTCTCGGCAAAGCCGGGACGTGGTAATTCGCAAACTTCGATGGGTATGGGCAATTCTGTGCCTGACTCGAGGCCCATTTCACGCGCTGGGTCGGTCACTAGCATGTTGAAGCGGTTTTTGAGCAAGGAAGATAAGCCCAAGCCGGAGGAAAGTCAGGAGTTGACGCAAGTCAATGTTAAAAATCCCACGACTTCGAAGAAGTTTGCCACGGAAGTTATCGAAGAGGTGGACGAGCAGACGACGATAACGTCGCAGAAATCAGCCAAAGAAAGCCGACCTAGTGTTCTGGGGGTGTTCGGGCCGCCGCCGCACTCGGAACCCATCAGTGTTCCCAACTCTCTCAACACTCGGACAAG GACCGTTTATGATCCTTTTCCGTTGTCCACGTCTGCCCCCGTGACGCAAGACGACTATAAAGACACCACCGATAATGTCAGTATTGGCAGTTCATCGTCTGAGAAAGACGAATTCAGTGAACTGAAGAAGAAACGAGATGAAGAGAGACTGAACAG attaaaAGTTAATCTGTTGAGGTCTATCAGTACGACGCCGAACGAAGACGGCGAAGAGTGCGAAGTTTTGCTAGATAAAGACAGTTCGAAAGAACCACAAAGTCCAAGTTCACCTgcttcaataatttaa
- the LOC659453 gene encoding bestrophin-2 isoform X2, protein MYRFLLDDQGKEIFENVVRYCKEYSNLIPLSFVLGFYVSVVMTRWWNQYTAIPFPDPLAVFVSATVHGQDERGRVMRRTIMRYVCLCVTMMFAMISPRVKKRFPTLDHFIEAGLLHQSEKDIIADMNKKFPNYSKHWLPIMWAASIVTRARKEGRIRDDFAVKTMLDELNKFRGQCGLLLSYDMISVPLVYTQVVTLAVYSYFLTTLMGQQWVEGNEYKFDLYFPVFTTLQFFFYVGWLKVAESLINPFGDDDDDFEINWMVDRNLQVSYLIVDEMHHDHPELVRDQYWDEVFPQQLPYTASSTRESHPLPSTANIQVHPNVESDLIGPSSLKIDELSGDMMNSGAITFSAKPGRGNSQTSMGMGNSVPDSRPISRAGSVTSMLKRFLSKEDKPKPEESQELTQVNVKNPTTSKKFATEVIEEVDEQTTITSQKSAKESRPSVLGVFGPPPHSEPISVPNSLNTRTRTVYDPFPLSTSAPVTQDDYKDTTDNVSIGSSSSEKDEFSELKKKRDEERLNRLKVNLLRSISTTPNEDGEECEVLLDKDSSKEPQSPSSPASII, encoded by the exons ATGTACCGCTTTCTGTTAGACGATCAGGGCAAAGAGATTTTCGAAAACGTGGTCCGCTATTGCAAAGAATACAGCAATCTGATCCCGTTGTCTTTTGTGTTGGGTTTCTATGTATCTGTAGTGATGACACGTTGGTGGAACCAATACACCGCCATACCATTCCCTGATCCTTTGGCCGTTTTTGTCAGTGCTACCGTCCACGGACAGGATGAGCGAGGGCGTGTGATGAGACGCACGATCATGCGTTATGTGTGCCTGTGTGTTACCATGATGTTCGCTATGATATCACCACGAGTCAAAAAACGGTTCCCGACTTTGGACCATTTTATAGAAGCCGGACTGCTGCACCAGAGCGAGAAGGACATCATCGCCGACATGAACAAAAAATTCCCCAACTATTCCAAACactg GTTGCCGATAATGTGGGCGGCCAGTATAGTGACAAGGGCGCGCAAAGAGGGCCGTATTCGGGACGATTTTGCCGTCAAAACGATGCTCGACGAGTTGAACAAATTTCGAGGACAGTGCGGACTTTTACTAAGTTACGACATGATAAGTGTGCCTCTAGTCTACACCCAA GTCGTCACTTTGGCCGTTTACAGTTATTTCCTCACGACTTTAATGGGCCAACAGTGGGTCGAGGGAAACGAGTACAAATTCGACTTATATTTCCCCGTTTTTACaactttgcaattttttttctacgtcGGGTGGCTCAAAGTGGCCGAATCGTTGATCAACCCCTTCGGGGACGACGACGACGACTTCGAAATCAACTGGATGGTGGACCGAAACTTGCAAGTCTCGTATTTAATAGTCGATGAAATGCACCACGACCATCCAGAACTGGTCCGTGATCAGTACTGGGACGAAGTTTTCCCGCAACAACTCCCCTACACGGCGTCCTCGACTCGCGAAAGCCACCCGCTGCCCTCGACGGCCAATATCCAAGTGCACCCGAACGTCGAGTCCGATTTAATCGGTCCTTCTTCCCTGAAAATCGACGAGCTTTCGGGCGATATGATGAACAGTGGAGCGATCACGTTCTCGGCAAAGCCGGGACGTGGTAATTCGCAAACTTCGATGGGTATGGGCAATTCTGTGCCTGACTCGAGGCCCATTTCACGCGCTGGGTCGGTCACTAGCATGTTGAAGCGGTTTTTGAGCAAGGAAGATAAGCCCAAGCCGGAGGAAAGTCAGGAGTTGACGCAAGTCAATGTTAAAAATCCCACGACTTCGAAGAAGTTTGCCACGGAAGTTATCGAAGAGGTGGACGAGCAGACGACGATAACGTCGCAGAAATCAGCCAAAGAAAGCCGACCTAGTGTTCTGGGGGTGTTCGGGCCGCCGCCGCACTCGGAACCCATCAGTGTTCCCAACTCTCTCAACACTCGGACAAG GACCGTTTATGATCCTTTTCCGTTGTCCACGTCTGCCCCCGTGACGCAAGACGACTATAAAGACACCACCGATAATGTCAGTATTGGCAGTTCATCGTCTGAGAAAGACGAATTCAGTGAACTGAAGAAGAAACGAGATGAAGAGAGACTGAACAG attaaaAGTTAATCTGTTGAGGTCTATCAGTACGACGCCGAACGAAGACGGCGAAGAGTGCGAAGTTTTGCTAGATAAAGACAGTTCGAAAGAACCACAAAGTCCAAGTTCACCTgcttcaataatttaa
- the LOC659311 gene encoding patatin-like phospholipase domain-containing protein 2 isoform X2, which produces MNLSFAGCGFLGIYHVGVACCFRKYAPHLLLNKISGASAGAIAACCLLLDLPLGETTSDILRVATEARRRSLGPFNPSFNIHSLLLEGLEKFLPDDAHIRVSGKLHISLTRVHDGKNVIVSQFDSREELIQALLATAFIPIFSGIIPPKFKGVRYMDGGYSDNLPTLDENTITVSPFCGESDICPRDDSSQLFHINIANTSIELSKHNIYRIMRILFPPNPEVLSNMCKQGFDDALRFLHRNNLINCTRCLAVQSTFVVSDTLEENLEYDPQCKECKQHRQEALVSNMPDTVLSIFQEAIDSANNGLLNWVFKHRGMKLLSVLSLPYTLPADMMYATFTKLMAAAPQVGNTVWDVSKYFMDQLSHLLNKVNKKREQISAKIICQLAVTEYGGRDVEACQDALSTKNKMNLNFTLNLDDSDLPLTQSPGRKFATTKILQRKPSLTINRTDTGDDDTFEHILQVTSHHETIMAYYYLDENNKVKVTEIFDVTESDSPIVQSSHEKEFNKSLEFDDDWDESTWTTTHALDDQMYLDERRKSLAEMSEYSLEDLLDKDTSNLFSDPESEWTGTYRIEEPEDEDEMPTADLRPESDQPSYLRTTTIPSFTFHEES; this is translated from the exons ATGAATCTTTCGTTCGCTGGCTGCGGCTTCCTGGGCATTTACCACGTCGGAGTGGCTTGCTGCTTCCGCAAGTATGCCCCCCATCTGCTCCTCAACAAAATCTCGGGGGCCTCGGCCGGGGCCATCGCCGCCTGCTGCCTCCTCCTGGACCTGCCACTAG GTGAAACGACCAGTGATATCCTTCGGGTGGCCACAGAGGCCCGGAGACGGTCTCTGGGCCCCTTCAACCCGTCCTTCAACATACACAGCCTTTTGCTGGAAGGATTAGAGAAGTTCCTTCCCGACGACGCTCATATCCGTGTCAGTGGGAAGCTCCACATTTCGTTGACACGTGTCCACGACGGCAAAAACGTAATCGTTTCGCAGTTCGACAGTCGGGAGGAACTCATCCAGGCGCTCCTGGCCACAGCCTTCATCCCGATTTTTTCCGGGATTATCCCACCCAAGTTCAAAGGAGTGCGCTATATGGACGGGGGGTACAGCGATAATTTGCCGACTTTGGACGAAAACACAATTACTGTCAGCCCCTTCTGTGGGGAGAGTGATATCTGTCCCAGAGATGATAGCTCGCAGTTGTTTCAT ATTAACATAGCTAATACTAGTATAGAGCTGTCGAAGCACAATATTTATAGGATTATGCGGATTTTGTTCCCGCCTAATCCGGAAGTCTTGTCAAATATGTGCAAGCAGGGGTTCGATGACGCGCTCCGATTCTTGCACAGGAACAATCTGATTAATTGCACGAGGTGTCTGGCTGTTCAGTCGACGTTTGTCGTTTCGGACACTTTGGAGGAGAACTTGGAGTACGACCCCCAATGCAAGGAGTGCAAGCAACACAGACAG GAAGCGCTTGTCTCAAACATGCCCGACACCGTCTTGAGCATCTTCCAAGAGGCGATTGATTCAGCCAACAACGGTCTGCTTAATTGGGTATTCAAACACCGGGGAATGAAACTGTTATCCGTTCTAAGTCTTCCATACACACTGCCTGCAGATATGATGTACGCCACATTTACCAA GTTGATGGCTGCGGCTCCACAAGTGGGCAACACGGTCTGGGACGTTAGTAAATATTTCATGGACCAGCTCTCACACCTGCTCAATAAAGTCAACAAGAAGCGGGAACAAATCAgtgcgaaaataatttgccaATTGGCCGTAACCGAATACGGAGGAA gAGATGTCGAAGCTTGTCAGGACGCGCTGTccactaaaaataaaatgaacttGAACTTTACTCTCAATTTAGATGATAG tgATCTACCTTTGACTCAAAGTCCGGGCCGCAAGTTCGCAACGACTAAAATACTCCAACGGAAGCCTAGTCTGACAATAAACCGGACCGATACCGGAGATGACGACACTTTCGAGCACATTTTGCAAGTAACGTCGCACCATGAAACCATAATGGCTTACTATTATTTGgacgaaaataataaagttaaagtCACGGAGATTTTCGACGTTACGGAAAGCGACTCCCCCATCGTGCAATCCTCCCATGAGAAGGAGTTCAACAAGAGTTTGGAGTTTGACGATGATTGGGATGAGTCTACTTGGACCACCACTCACGCTCTCGATGATC AAATGTATCTAGACGAGAGGAGGAAGAGTTTGGCCGAAATGTCCGAGTATTCGCTTGAAGATCTTCTGGATAAGGACACCTCGAACTTGTTTTCGGACCCGGAAAGCGAGTGGACTGGCACTTACAGGATTGAAGAGCCGGAAGATGAGGATGAGATGCCCACAGCTGATCTGAGACCGGAATCAGACCAACCGAGTTATTTAAGGACCACCACGATACCCTCTTTCACATTCCACGAAGAGTCATAA
- the Oscillin gene encoding glucosamine-6-phosphate isomerase isoform X1, with translation MRLIILESSSSVAEWAAKYVMKRINDFKPEPDRYFVLGLPTGSTPYGMYQKLIEFYKAGKVSFKYVKTFNMDEYVNLPRDHPESYHYYMWNNFFKHIDIDPQNAHILDGNAPDLVEECNNYEKKITEAGGVELFIGGIGPDGHIAFNEPGSSLVSRTRVKTLAQDTLEANARFFDNDISKVPKQALTVGVGTVMDAKEVMILITGTHKAFALYKAIEEGVNHMWTVSAFQQHPHTLMICDEDATLELRVKTVKYFKALSNVHHKLIEGDVSLDKMRTIH, from the exons ATGCGGCTAATTATCCTGGAGTCTTCGAGTTCAGTCGCAGAATGGGCCGCCAAATACGTAATGAAGCGAATAAACGACTTCAAGCCGGAACCCGACCGCTATTTCGTTCTAGGACTACCTACAG GGAGCACTCCATATGGAATGTACCAGAAGCTGATCGAATTTTACAAAGCCGGGAAGGTCTCTTTCAAATACGTGAAAACGTTCAACATGGATGAATACGTAAACTTGCCCCGAGACCACCCCGAAAGCTACCACTACTACATGTGGAACAACTTTTTCAAACACATAGACATTGACCCCCAAAATGCGCACATCCTGGACGGGAACGCTCCTGATCTGGTCGAGGAGTGCAACAATTATGAGAAAAAGATTACTGAGGCGGGAGGTGTGGAATTATTCATTGGGGGAATTGGTCCCGATGGCCACATTGCGTTTAATGAGCCAGGGTCGTCACTTGTGTCTCGTACAAGGGTTAAGACTCTAGCTCAGGACACACTAGAGGCCAACGCGCGCTTCTTCGACAATGATATCAGCAAAGTGCCTAAGCAAGCCCTAACTGTGGGGGTTGGGACTGTGATGGATGCGAAAGAA GTCATGATTTTGATCACTGGAACGCATAAGGCGTTCGCGTTGTACAAGGCCATTGAAGAGGGGGTTAACCACATGTGGACGGTTTCAGCCTTCCAACAGCATCCCCACACTTTGATGATTTGTGATGAGGACGCTACTTTAGAACTGAGAGTCAAAACTGTTAAGTACTTTAAG GCCCTGAGCAATGTGCATCATAAGCTTATTGAAGGGGATGTCTCTCTTGACAAAATGAGGACAATCCATTAA
- the LOC659311 gene encoding patanin-like phospholipase domain-containing protein atgl-1 isoform X1 — translation MNLSFAGCGFLGIYHVGVACCFRKYAPHLLLNKISGASAGAIAACCLLLDLPLGETTSDILRVATEARRRSLGPFNPSFNIHSLLLEGLEKFLPDDAHIRVSGKLHISLTRVHDGKNVIVSQFDSREELIQALLATAFIPIFSGIIPPKFKGVRYMDGGYSDNLPTLDENTITVSPFCGESDICPRDDSSQLFHINIANTSIELSKHNIYRIMRILFPPNPEVLSNMCKQGFDDALRFLHRNNLINCTRCLAVQSTFVVSDTLEENLEYDPQCKECKQHRQEALVSNMPDTVLSIFQEAIDSANNGLLNWVFKHRGMKLLSVLSLPYTLPADMMYATFTKLGVIPAVKKAPMVISRTVTDFNFMSAVGSHFETRSFRFRNLRTPAIETNVLMPCSACSHLNNERRLMAAAPQVGNTVWDVSKYFMDQLSHLLNKVNKKREQISAKIICQLAVTEYGGRDVEACQDALSTKNKMNLNFTLNLDDSDLPLTQSPGRKFATTKILQRKPSLTINRTDTGDDDTFEHILQVTSHHETIMAYYYLDENNKVKVTEIFDVTESDSPIVQSSHEKEFNKSLEFDDDWDESTWTTTHALDDQMYLDERRKSLAEMSEYSLEDLLDKDTSNLFSDPESEWTGTYRIEEPEDEDEMPTADLRPESDQPSYLRTTTIPSFTFHEES, via the exons ATGAATCTTTCGTTCGCTGGCTGCGGCTTCCTGGGCATTTACCACGTCGGAGTGGCTTGCTGCTTCCGCAAGTATGCCCCCCATCTGCTCCTCAACAAAATCTCGGGGGCCTCGGCCGGGGCCATCGCCGCCTGCTGCCTCCTCCTGGACCTGCCACTAG GTGAAACGACCAGTGATATCCTTCGGGTGGCCACAGAGGCCCGGAGACGGTCTCTGGGCCCCTTCAACCCGTCCTTCAACATACACAGCCTTTTGCTGGAAGGATTAGAGAAGTTCCTTCCCGACGACGCTCATATCCGTGTCAGTGGGAAGCTCCACATTTCGTTGACACGTGTCCACGACGGCAAAAACGTAATCGTTTCGCAGTTCGACAGTCGGGAGGAACTCATCCAGGCGCTCCTGGCCACAGCCTTCATCCCGATTTTTTCCGGGATTATCCCACCCAAGTTCAAAGGAGTGCGCTATATGGACGGGGGGTACAGCGATAATTTGCCGACTTTGGACGAAAACACAATTACTGTCAGCCCCTTCTGTGGGGAGAGTGATATCTGTCCCAGAGATGATAGCTCGCAGTTGTTTCAT ATTAACATAGCTAATACTAGTATAGAGCTGTCGAAGCACAATATTTATAGGATTATGCGGATTTTGTTCCCGCCTAATCCGGAAGTCTTGTCAAATATGTGCAAGCAGGGGTTCGATGACGCGCTCCGATTCTTGCACAGGAACAATCTGATTAATTGCACGAGGTGTCTGGCTGTTCAGTCGACGTTTGTCGTTTCGGACACTTTGGAGGAGAACTTGGAGTACGACCCCCAATGCAAGGAGTGCAAGCAACACAGACAG GAAGCGCTTGTCTCAAACATGCCCGACACCGTCTTGAGCATCTTCCAAGAGGCGATTGATTCAGCCAACAACGGTCTGCTTAATTGGGTATTCAAACACCGGGGAATGAAACTGTTATCCGTTCTAAGTCTTCCATACACACTGCCTGCAGATATGATGTACGCCACATTTACCAA ATTGGGCGTGATCCCGGCAGTTAAAAAGGCCCCCATGGTAATTTCCCGAACTGTaaccgattttaattttatgagtGCCGTTGGTAGCCATTTCGAAACCCGGTCTTTCCGTTTTCGTAATTTACGAACCCCAGCGATTGAAACTAACGTCCTAATGCCCTGTTCTGCATGCTCTCATTTAAATAACGAAAGGAG GTTGATGGCTGCGGCTCCACAAGTGGGCAACACGGTCTGGGACGTTAGTAAATATTTCATGGACCAGCTCTCACACCTGCTCAATAAAGTCAACAAGAAGCGGGAACAAATCAgtgcgaaaataatttgccaATTGGCCGTAACCGAATACGGAGGAA gAGATGTCGAAGCTTGTCAGGACGCGCTGTccactaaaaataaaatgaacttGAACTTTACTCTCAATTTAGATGATAG tgATCTACCTTTGACTCAAAGTCCGGGCCGCAAGTTCGCAACGACTAAAATACTCCAACGGAAGCCTAGTCTGACAATAAACCGGACCGATACCGGAGATGACGACACTTTCGAGCACATTTTGCAAGTAACGTCGCACCATGAAACCATAATGGCTTACTATTATTTGgacgaaaataataaagttaaagtCACGGAGATTTTCGACGTTACGGAAAGCGACTCCCCCATCGTGCAATCCTCCCATGAGAAGGAGTTCAACAAGAGTTTGGAGTTTGACGATGATTGGGATGAGTCTACTTGGACCACCACTCACGCTCTCGATGATC AAATGTATCTAGACGAGAGGAGGAAGAGTTTGGCCGAAATGTCCGAGTATTCGCTTGAAGATCTTCTGGATAAGGACACCTCGAACTTGTTTTCGGACCCGGAAAGCGAGTGGACTGGCACTTACAGGATTGAAGAGCCGGAAGATGAGGATGAGATGCCCACAGCTGATCTGAGACCGGAATCAGACCAACCGAGTTATTTAAGGACCACCACGATACCCTCTTTCACATTCCACGAAGAGTCATAA
- the Oscillin gene encoding glucosamine-6-phosphate isomerase isoform X2 encodes MRLIILESSSSVAEWAAKYVMKRINDFKPEPDRYFVLGLPTGSTPYGMYQKLIEFYKAGKVSFKYVKTFNMDEYVNLPRDHPESYHYYMWNNFFKHIDIDPQNAHILDGNAPDLVEECNNYEKKITEAGGVELFIGGIGPDGHIAFNEPGSSLVSRTRVKTLAQDTLEANARFFDNDISKVPKQALTVGVGTVMDAKEVMILITGTHKAFALYKAIEEGVNHMWTVSAFQQHPHTLMICDEDATLELRVKTVKYFKSLSTVHNQLVEG; translated from the exons ATGCGGCTAATTATCCTGGAGTCTTCGAGTTCAGTCGCAGAATGGGCCGCCAAATACGTAATGAAGCGAATAAACGACTTCAAGCCGGAACCCGACCGCTATTTCGTTCTAGGACTACCTACAG GGAGCACTCCATATGGAATGTACCAGAAGCTGATCGAATTTTACAAAGCCGGGAAGGTCTCTTTCAAATACGTGAAAACGTTCAACATGGATGAATACGTAAACTTGCCCCGAGACCACCCCGAAAGCTACCACTACTACATGTGGAACAACTTTTTCAAACACATAGACATTGACCCCCAAAATGCGCACATCCTGGACGGGAACGCTCCTGATCTGGTCGAGGAGTGCAACAATTATGAGAAAAAGATTACTGAGGCGGGAGGTGTGGAATTATTCATTGGGGGAATTGGTCCCGATGGCCACATTGCGTTTAATGAGCCAGGGTCGTCACTTGTGTCTCGTACAAGGGTTAAGACTCTAGCTCAGGACACACTAGAGGCCAACGCGCGCTTCTTCGACAATGATATCAGCAAAGTGCCTAAGCAAGCCCTAACTGTGGGGGTTGGGACTGTGATGGATGCGAAAGAA GTCATGATTTTGATCACTGGAACGCATAAGGCGTTCGCGTTGTACAAGGCCATTGAAGAGGGGGTTAACCACATGTGGACGGTTTCAGCCTTCCAACAGCATCCCCACACTTTGATGATTTGTGATGAGGACGCTACTTTAGAACTGAGAGTCAAAACTGTTAAGTACTTTAAG AGCTTGTCAACAGTACATAATCAACTGGTGGAAGGATGA